The following coding sequences lie in one Psychrilyobacter atlanticus DSM 19335 genomic window:
- a CDS encoding molybdenum cofactor guanylyltransferase, with product MKKNIALLAGGKNSRMGGFTKSFLKFKNEYFLQRVLKEFNDFHKIVIISNEKKLYKEYQVETFEDLIKDIGPLGGIYTALSSINDSCFIVACDMPFLNQEKILNFYNDLDHYDAVIPVYKNRPQPLCALYNISVLKYIKEAIDNDDFKIMIPLKKARVKFVEIDDDKLFININTPEEYRALTL from the coding sequence ATGAAAAAAAATATTGCCCTTCTTGCAGGGGGAAAAAATTCCCGAATGGGTGGATTTACCAAATCATTTTTAAAATTTAAAAATGAATATTTTCTTCAAAGAGTTTTGAAAGAATTCAATGACTTTCATAAAATAGTCATAATATCCAATGAAAAAAAACTATACAAAGAATATCAAGTTGAGACATTTGAAGACCTCATAAAGGATATAGGACCCTTAGGAGGGATATATACAGCCCTTTCATCTATCAACGACAGCTGCTTTATTGTAGCCTGTGATATGCCGTTTTTAAACCAAGAAAAGATCCTAAATTTTTATAACGATTTAGATCATTATGATGCTGTAATCCCAGTCTACAAGAATCGACCCCAGCCTCTCTGTGCTCTCTATAATATAAGTGTTCTCAAATATATAAAAGAAGCCATAGATAACGATGATTTCAAGATAATGATCCCCTTAAAAAAAGCCAGGGTTAAATTTGTAGAGATAGATGACGACAAGTTATTTATAAATATAAATACTCCTGAAGAATACCGGGCATTGACTCTCTAG
- the fdhD gene encoding formate dehydrogenase accessory sulfurtransferase FdhD — protein MYPVCEEINVTMFINNTKFITFMCTPDNLKELAIGHLYTRNLIEDIDDIDSIRVCNSLKNIYITSEFISIEEDLSLSTVLSSSCGSSPDFNLKLNQVLESQTSFDLKALKNATIEMFKLAVKHQETGGMHSCAVYNAKKDIIAIEDVGRHNAVDKIIGACLIKNYDLENSAIISTGRISTDMVLKCTGAKVPVVVTRSIPTSSALELAKQNGVTVIGRIMASEPIIYVNEDRISK, from the coding sequence ATGTATCCAGTTTGCGAAGAAATCAATGTCACCATGTTTATAAACAATACAAAATTCATAACATTTATGTGTACTCCCGATAATTTAAAAGAATTAGCTATAGGCCACCTGTATACACGAAATCTTATTGAAGATATAGATGATATCGACTCTATCAGAGTTTGTAATAGTCTAAAAAATATCTATATTACATCTGAATTTATCTCTATAGAGGAGGATCTGTCTTTAAGCACTGTATTATCAAGCTCATGTGGCAGTTCCCCAGACTTTAATCTAAAATTAAATCAAGTTTTAGAATCCCAGACCTCCTTTGATCTAAAAGCGTTAAAAAATGCAACTATAGAGATGTTTAAATTAGCAGTAAAACATCAGGAAACAGGGGGGATGCATAGCTGCGCTGTATACAATGCAAAAAAAGATATAATAGCTATTGAAGATGTAGGTAGGCATAATGCTGTAGATAAGATCATAGGAGCTTGTCTCATTAAAAACTATGATCTAGAAAATAGTGCAATCATTTCAACTGGCAGGATATCTACCGATATGGTATTAAAATGTACCGGTGCAAAAGTTCCTGTAGTTGTAACTAGAAGTATCCCTACAAGCTCAGCATTAGAATTAGCTAAACAAAATGGAGTTACAGTGATTGGAAGAATAATGGCTAGTGAGCCCATTATCTATGTAAATGAAGATCGAATATCGAAGTAG
- the fdhF gene encoding formate dehydrogenase subunit alpha has product MVKININGQEVKTSKNMTICQAAESTGHIIPTFCYDERFETEDKCGICVVECNGEIVKGCSVVVEEGLEIKTHTPEIIEKRREILESIIVDHPLDCLVCKKSGHCKLQDYCYEYGVEQKHNKCREELSLDRSNPFYDIDPNKCISCGKCVEVCKTQQCNDVLTLDSDKKRVKVAGGTVTNNSDCVFCGNCVSVCPVGALQAKEKTKYRNWEVKKTQTTCSYCGVGCQFDLITKKDKVVGVEPVLASPNDGLLCVKGKFGYKFIDHPERLKTPLIKENGKFREATWKEAYELFVSKANGIKGEFGPDALGGLASARCTNEDNFLFQKLMRVSIGTNNIDHCARLUHSATVAGLATTLGSGAMTNSIQEAKDSDLIFVIGSNPRENHPVIGAKIKQAKRNGSKLILADPREIDLSEEADVFMQVNVGANIALINGMINVIISENLVNKDYIKNHTEGYEELKEMVKKYTPEMASEISGVAPEKIVEAARLYATSKASSIYYAMGITQFKTGTNAVIALSNLALITGQMGRPGTGINPLRGQNNVQGSCDMGAFPDTLPGYKSIKDEKFRKLYKEEWGVELPSKVGLTITQIMDAAHHKDLKFLFIMGENPVVSDPDTTHIIQSLESLDFLVVQDIFMTETAKYADLILPALSFAEKDGTFTNTERKVQRVRAAIKGCGEAKADWLIFMELMNEFGYDVHYDTPADIMDEMARLIPQYAGISYDRIEKEGLQWPVKDKNHPGTPILHVDGPMRGKGLIVPVEYDLPAEIVDEKYPYVLTNGRNLYHYHTRTMTAKTEGLHEKSPESYIEINPLTCEEIGVKDGEMVTVTSRRGSIQTKVLETKKILKGTVFMPFHFAEGSANMLTGTEALDEKSGEPELKLVTVSIEKYEVKK; this is encoded by the coding sequence ATGGTTAAGATTAATATCAATGGTCAGGAAGTAAAAACTTCAAAAAATATGACTATTTGCCAGGCGGCAGAATCAACAGGACACATTATACCAACATTTTGTTATGATGAAAGATTTGAAACAGAAGATAAGTGTGGGATATGTGTTGTAGAGTGTAATGGTGAAATAGTAAAGGGATGTTCTGTAGTGGTAGAAGAGGGATTAGAGATAAAAACTCATACTCCGGAAATAATAGAAAAGAGAAGAGAGATATTAGAGTCAATAATCGTAGATCATCCATTGGACTGTCTGGTATGTAAAAAATCAGGACATTGCAAATTACAGGATTACTGCTATGAATACGGTGTAGAACAAAAGCATAATAAATGCAGAGAAGAACTTTCTTTAGATAGAAGTAATCCATTTTATGATATAGACCCAAATAAATGTATCTCATGTGGGAAATGTGTTGAGGTATGCAAAACACAACAATGTAACGATGTATTAACTTTAGATAGTGATAAAAAGAGGGTAAAGGTAGCGGGAGGCACAGTAACAAATAATTCTGACTGTGTATTTTGCGGGAACTGTGTAAGTGTCTGTCCTGTAGGAGCTCTTCAAGCCAAGGAAAAGACAAAATATAGAAATTGGGAAGTAAAAAAAACCCAGACAACTTGTTCATACTGTGGTGTTGGATGCCAATTCGATCTTATTACGAAAAAAGATAAAGTAGTTGGAGTAGAACCAGTACTTGCCAGCCCTAACGATGGATTACTGTGTGTAAAAGGGAAATTTGGATATAAATTTATAGATCATCCAGAGAGACTAAAAACTCCATTAATCAAAGAAAATGGAAAGTTTAGAGAGGCTACTTGGAAGGAAGCGTATGAATTATTTGTATCTAAAGCCAATGGAATAAAGGGAGAATTTGGTCCTGATGCACTTGGAGGATTAGCTTCTGCCAGATGTACCAATGAAGATAACTTCTTATTTCAAAAACTAATGAGAGTTTCAATTGGAACCAATAATATAGATCACTGTGCCCGTCTCTGACATTCTGCAACAGTTGCCGGGCTTGCAACTACATTAGGAAGTGGAGCTATGACAAATAGTATCCAGGAAGCAAAAGATTCGGATTTAATCTTTGTAATAGGATCAAATCCAAGAGAAAATCATCCTGTAATAGGAGCTAAGATAAAACAAGCAAAGAGAAATGGATCCAAATTAATATTAGCTGACCCGAGGGAAATAGATCTATCGGAAGAGGCTGACGTATTTATGCAGGTAAATGTAGGAGCTAATATAGCTCTTATAAATGGAATGATTAATGTAATTATTTCAGAGAACCTGGTTAATAAAGATTATATTAAAAACCATACTGAAGGATATGAAGAGTTAAAGGAAATGGTAAAAAAATATACTCCTGAGATGGCTTCAGAAATATCTGGAGTAGCTCCTGAAAAAATAGTAGAAGCGGCAAGATTATATGCAACGAGTAAAGCTTCTTCAATCTATTATGCAATGGGGATAACTCAGTTTAAAACAGGTACAAATGCTGTAATAGCGCTATCAAACCTGGCCTTAATAACAGGACAGATGGGAAGACCTGGAACAGGAATCAATCCTCTGAGAGGACAAAATAACGTGCAGGGATCGTGTGATATGGGGGCATTCCCAGATACGCTACCTGGATATAAGAGTATTAAAGATGAAAAATTTAGAAAATTATATAAAGAAGAGTGGGGTGTTGAACTACCTTCAAAAGTAGGACTAACTATAACACAAATTATGGATGCTGCTCATCATAAGGATCTAAAATTCTTATTTATTATGGGAGAAAACCCAGTTGTTTCTGATCCAGATACAACCCATATCATTCAATCTTTAGAATCTTTAGATTTCTTGGTAGTTCAGGATATCTTTATGACAGAAACTGCTAAATATGCAGACCTTATCTTACCGGCACTGTCATTTGCTGAAAAAGACGGTACATTTACAAATACCGAAAGAAAGGTACAGAGAGTAAGAGCTGCTATAAAAGGCTGTGGGGAAGCCAAGGCTGACTGGTTAATATTTATGGAACTTATGAATGAATTTGGATACGATGTTCACTATGACACTCCTGCCGATATTATGGATGAGATGGCCAGATTGATACCTCAATATGCAGGGATATCTTATGACAGGATAGAAAAAGAAGGATTACAATGGCCTGTAAAGGATAAAAATCATCCTGGGACACCTATTCTTCATGTAGATGGACCTATGAGAGGAAAGGGATTAATAGTTCCTGTAGAATATGATCTGCCAGCAGAGATAGTAGATGAGAAATATCCATATGTATTGACTAATGGTAGAAATCTATATCACTATCACACTAGAACTATGACAGCGAAAACAGAAGGGTTACATGAAAAGTCACCGGAATCTTATATTGAGATAAATCCATTAACTTGTGAAGAAATAGGGGTAAAAGATGGAGAGATGGTAACTGTAACTTCTAGAAGAGGTTCTATTCAAACAAAAGTTCTTGAAACTAAAAAGATTTTAAAAGGAACAGTATTTATGCCTTTCCATTTTGCAGAAGGATCAGCAAATATGTTAACAGGAACAGAAGCTTTAGATGAAAAATCTGGTGAACCGGAATTAAAATTAGTAACTGTATCTATAGAAAAATATGAGGTGAAAAAATAA
- a CDS encoding GNAT family N-acetyltransferase — protein MNLEIKKFNELTVEELYEILRVRSEVFVVEQNCVYNDQDGKDIESIHIMIVEGAKIMAYLRVIKPGVSYDDASIGRVLVTSEARKKGLARKIVCAGINYIINNWNENKITIGAQNYLRDFYESLGFEAVSEVYSEDGIPHLDMTYNKK, from the coding sequence ATGAATTTAGAGATAAAAAAATTTAATGAACTTACAGTGGAGGAGCTCTATGAAATACTGAGAGTAAGATCTGAAGTATTTGTAGTGGAACAAAACTGTGTCTACAACGATCAAGATGGGAAAGATATAGAATCTATTCATATTATGATTGTAGAAGGTGCTAAAATTATGGCTTATTTAAGGGTTATAAAACCGGGAGTTTCATATGATGATGCTTCCATAGGAAGAGTTTTGGTAACTTCGGAAGCTAGAAAAAAAGGATTAGCCAGAAAAATTGTTTGTGCCGGAATAAATTATATAATCAATAACTGGAACGAAAATAAAATAACCATAGGAGCCCAAAATTATTTAAGAGATTTCTATGAAAGTTTAGGTTTTGAAGCTGTTTCTGAGGTCTATTCAGAGGATGGGATTCCCCACTTAGATATGACATATAATAAGAAATAA
- a CDS encoding sulfite exporter TauE/SafE family protein: MELIYIGAIFFFSTFVQGFTSFGFSLIAIPLLSLFFDTKLIIIVTVTYSIIINGIIVKKYYRDTKLKKIMPLLISAIIFTFVGVSYLQIINEYILKLIIGLLLIVIGIINSFGIRINLKKPEKYYLPVGAVSGVLNGIGGISGPPVLVFLSNIDLNRAQFKATLSSYFFTLNIVAILTYIYKGFYTPENLKIIWTYLPHVIIGTAIGVYASTKVEEKLFKKVINFAIPVMGLNIVWKLFG, from the coding sequence ATGGAACTTATATACATTGGAGCAATCTTCTTTTTTTCAACCTTTGTTCAGGGATTCACCAGTTTTGGATTTTCTTTAATAGCCATTCCACTACTTTCGTTATTTTTTGATACCAAGTTAATCATAATTGTAACCGTAACCTACAGCATTATAATCAATGGGATTATAGTGAAAAAATACTATAGAGATACTAAGTTAAAAAAAATAATGCCCCTCCTGATCTCAGCAATTATTTTTACCTTTGTAGGAGTATCCTACCTTCAGATTATAAATGAATATATTTTAAAATTAATTATCGGATTATTACTAATAGTAATAGGTATCATCAATAGTTTTGGAATAAGAATTAATTTAAAAAAACCAGAAAAATACTATCTTCCCGTAGGAGCAGTCTCTGGAGTTTTAAATGGGATTGGCGGTATTTCAGGACCTCCAGTTCTAGTGTTCTTGTCAAATATAGATTTAAATAGAGCCCAATTTAAGGCGACACTGTCATCTTATTTTTTCACTCTAAATATAGTAGCCATCCTTACCTATATCTATAAGGGGTTTTACACTCCTGAAAATCTTAAGATAATTTGGACCTACCTCCCCCATGTAATCATCGGTACTGCAATAGGAGTATATGCCTCAACAAAAGTGGAGGAGAAACTATTTAAGAAAGTAATTAATTTTGCTATCCCAGTGATGGGATTGAATATAGTATGGAAGTTATTTGGATAG
- a CDS encoding nucleoside hydrolase produces the protein MQKIILDCDPGMDDALAIIIGLADKNIDMLGITTVAGNVELSHTTRNALNLLEYLNEEIDVYRGLKKPLTRDLHTATEFHGETGMGDIELPNSSKEGFEGYSEFYLKCAKKYPQELELVAVGPLTNVANALIKYPELKKLLKGITIMGGSLCGGNITPHAEFNIYVDPEAANIVFNSGLEVKMIGLDATMKGQFAADELEEIRKSDSKYSKVTMEIFDSMFRVREKIGMTSVVFHDTIALIAPIYNNAFKFEEKNILVGIEEKRGETAENFKGGKIKVAVDFNKDWFKKYLIETLK, from the coding sequence ATGCAAAAAATAATATTAGATTGCGACCCTGGAATGGATGATGCTTTAGCTATTATAATAGGCTTAGCAGACAAGAATATAGATATGCTTGGAATAACTACGGTGGCAGGGAATGTAGAACTTTCTCATACAACAAGAAATGCATTAAATCTTTTAGAATATTTAAATGAAGAGATAGATGTCTACAGAGGATTGAAAAAACCGTTGACAAGAGATTTACATACAGCAACTGAATTTCATGGAGAAACAGGGATGGGAGATATAGAGCTGCCAAATTCATCCAAGGAAGGTTTTGAAGGATATTCAGAATTTTATTTGAAGTGTGCCAAAAAATATCCTCAAGAGCTTGAATTAGTTGCAGTGGGACCATTAACAAATGTTGCCAATGCATTGATTAAATACCCGGAATTAAAAAAACTTTTAAAGGGTATAACTATTATGGGAGGATCACTTTGCGGCGGAAACATAACTCCCCATGCAGAGTTTAATATATATGTCGATCCAGAGGCAGCCAATATAGTATTTAATTCAGGGTTAGAAGTAAAAATGATTGGATTAGATGCCACTATGAAGGGGCAATTTGCAGCTGATGAATTAGAAGAGATCAGAAAATCGGATTCTAAATACAGTAAAGTTACTATGGAAATTTTTGATTCGATGTTTAGAGTAAGGGAAAAAATTGGGATGACAAGTGTGGTGTTTCACGATACAATAGCTCTGATTGCACCTATATATAATAACGCTTTTAAGTTTGAGGAGAAAAATATACTGGTTGGAATAGAGGAAAAAAGGGGAGAAACTGCTGAAAATTTTAAAGGTGGTAAAATAAAAGTAGCTGTTGATTTTAATAAAGACTGGTTTAAGAAATATTTAATTGAAACATTAAAATAA
- a CDS encoding substrate-binding domain-containing protein encodes MKKIIFTLMLLISLTSFGASDQLLLATTTSVRDSGLLDYILPEFEKETGIDVKFVAVGTGRALKMGEDGEVDALLVHAKTSELKFIKAGHGIDRVQFMHNFFIVVGPEDGNKFKNLNDALNKIDKNKYKFVSRGDDSGTNKKEISLWKNENINTDKDWYMSSGNGMAATLKIASEKGCYTLTDMSTYLHLKDKLNLDIKVNNDQNLINEYSVITINPDKNKMINYKNAKIFMNWITSKETKKLISTYGVEEFKMPLFIVE; translated from the coding sequence ATGAAAAAAATTATTTTTACACTTATGTTATTAATATCACTAACTAGTTTTGGAGCTTCGGATCAACTTCTGTTAGCAACTACTACCAGTGTAAGAGATAGTGGTCTTTTAGACTATATATTACCTGAATTTGAAAAAGAAACTGGGATTGACGTTAAATTTGTAGCAGTTGGTACAGGTCGTGCCCTTAAGATGGGAGAAGACGGTGAAGTGGATGCTCTTCTTGTTCATGCTAAAACATCTGAACTTAAATTTATTAAAGCCGGACACGGAATAGATAGAGTTCAATTCATGCACAACTTTTTCATTGTTGTAGGACCTGAAGATGGAAACAAATTCAAAAATTTAAACGATGCACTTAACAAGATAGACAAAAACAAATATAAGTTTGTATCTAGAGGAGATGACTCAGGTACAAATAAAAAAGAAATTTCTCTTTGGAAAAATGAAAATATAAATACAGATAAAGACTGGTATATGTCAAGTGGAAACGGTATGGCTGCTACCCTTAAAATTGCTAGTGAAAAAGGATGTTATACCCTTACAGACATGTCTACTTACCTTCACCTTAAGGACAAGTTAAATTTAGATATCAAAGTAAATAACGACCAAAACTTAATAAATGAATATAGTGTTATTACTATAAATCCAGATAAAAATAAGATGATCAACTATAAAAATGCTAAAATATTTATGAACTGGATTACATCTAAGGAAACTAAAAAACTTATCTCTACATACGGTGTAGAAGAATTCAAAATGCCGCTATTCATAGTTGAATAG
- a CDS encoding monomeric [FeFe] hydrogenase produces the protein MSIKLNSVKELRKLTLQAIVDLYENGVLLEELTKLPKMLLSGEKPTYRDSIYREREVLKQRIKVYLNLNIYKVRDMELFELLDLLKKKFNCEKIPAEYEGRDHAVEVIEEACDQCPSGQYYATDLCRNCIAQSCKAICPKNAVTFSNGRAIIDAEKCVGCGLCEKACDYSAIVKLSRPCEKACGVGAIKADKKGVASIDRTKCVSCGACYSACPFGAIESPTHLIDVVSHIKNKNKVVAMFAPSIITQFGAGITLEKIKSLFLELGFSKSVEVALGADMVIDEEASEMETREEKMTTSCCPAFYEYIKLHQPDMTKYISHVDSPMMALAKKLKEEDSEYKIVFIGPCTAKKIEAVKYEVVDNVLTYTDILSWTDARGIDIKTLASEQIEGSYDGWNFAKSGGVAQAVVNKCEKELQLIQMDGIKEGAQAFKQFRLAKSNTLLEGMGCKGGCICGPSVIQRPLVAKTMLTKLKR, from the coding sequence ATGAGCATAAAATTAAATTCAGTTAAGGAGTTAAGGAAGCTTACTCTGCAGGCAATCGTAGATCTTTATGAAAATGGAGTGTTATTAGAAGAACTTACCAAATTGCCTAAGATGCTGTTAAGTGGGGAAAAACCAACCTACAGAGATTCAATTTACAGGGAAAGAGAAGTTTTAAAACAGAGAATAAAAGTATATTTAAATCTCAACATCTATAAAGTCAGAGATATGGAACTTTTTGAATTATTAGACCTTTTAAAAAAGAAATTTAATTGTGAAAAAATTCCTGCTGAGTACGAAGGAAGAGATCACGCTGTGGAAGTTATCGAAGAGGCATGCGACCAATGTCCAAGTGGTCAATATTATGCAACCGACCTTTGTAGAAATTGTATAGCTCAATCTTGTAAGGCAATATGCCCTAAAAATGCAGTTACATTTTCTAATGGAAGAGCTATAATCGATGCAGAAAAATGTGTAGGATGCGGCCTTTGTGAAAAAGCATGTGATTATTCTGCAATAGTTAAACTTTCAAGACCTTGTGAGAAAGCATGCGGTGTGGGAGCTATAAAAGCTGATAAAAAAGGTGTAGCTAGTATCGATAGAACCAAATGTGTTTCATGTGGAGCATGCTATTCTGCCTGTCCATTTGGTGCTATAGAATCTCCAACCCATCTAATAGATGTTGTATCTCATATAAAAAATAAAAATAAAGTTGTTGCTATGTTTGCTCCATCTATAATTACACAATTTGGAGCAGGGATTACTTTAGAAAAAATAAAATCATTATTTTTAGAGCTTGGATTTTCTAAATCTGTCGAAGTAGCACTTGGTGCAGACATGGTAATTGACGAGGAAGCCAGTGAAATGGAGACAAGAGAGGAAAAAATGACTACTTCCTGCTGTCCTGCTTTCTACGAATATATAAAACTTCATCAGCCAGATATGACAAAATACATATCACATGTAGATTCTCCTATGATGGCTCTGGCTAAAAAGCTTAAAGAGGAAGATTCTGAATATAAAATTGTATTTATAGGACCTTGTACTGCTAAAAAAATAGAGGCTGTAAAATATGAGGTAGTAGATAACGTATTAACCTATACAGATATATTATCATGGACAGATGCCAGAGGAATTGATATTAAAACTTTAGCAAGTGAACAAATTGAAGGAAGCTACGATGGATGGAATTTTGCTAAAAGTGGAGGAGTTGCACAGGCTGTTGTAAATAAGTGTGAAAAGGAACTTCAATTAATTCAAATGGACGGAATCAAGGAAGGTGCTCAAGCCTTTAAACAATTTAGATTAGCTAAGTCAAATACATTGTTAGAAGGTATGGGATGTAAAGGTGGATGTATATGCGGACCAAGTGTAATTCAAAGACCTCTCGTGGCAAAAACAATGCTTACAAAATTAAAAAGATAG
- a CDS encoding [FeFe] hydrogenase, group A has translation MEVKVIINQKKSIFDTEKTLLQNINAMGIEIPTLCHHEDISPAGVCKICSVEVVGRGLVTTCDNYPEAGMELNTHSDEVEEFRKDRIKEILKDHSNDCLTCEKAMGDCELQNISYEYGVENRGDGTREKVAIDNSSSAFVRDMNKCIKCQKCVKVCDEIQGIGVYCVEEDGSIGMTHGTVAETDCISCGQCVKICPVGALHEKIDLKNLNYDLKNPMKHIVVQMAPAIKNTIGEEFGILPGTDITKRMVAALKDLGFDKVFSTDFSADVTIMEEGTEFLDRFTNGGKLPMFTSCCPGWINYAEINHPEFLDNLSSCKSPQQIFGALSKSYYSKVSGVKPSEVYSVSIMPCTAKKDEIIRDVMEDHDGNRDVDLVITTRELAKLFRLNKINLADYEKEEEFDQLLGEGTGAARIFASTGGVMEAALRTVSDVLGETSHSLEYKEVRGFEGVRRANLVLAGKEVNVAVINGIKNATPFLESIKKGETEVDFIEVMACVGGCLNGGGAPAPDNMRVVADRKIGLYDSDEKSVLRKSHENIEVKKLYEDYLGKPGGHKSHHLLHTNYKSRNK, from the coding sequence ATGGAAGTAAAAGTTATAATAAATCAAAAAAAATCTATATTTGATACAGAAAAAACTCTTTTACAAAATATAAATGCAATGGGGATAGAAATCCCTACTCTATGTCATCATGAAGATATAAGTCCTGCAGGAGTATGTAAGATCTGTTCGGTAGAGGTTGTAGGAAGAGGACTAGTTACAACTTGTGATAATTACCCTGAAGCCGGGATGGAATTGAACACTCATTCAGATGAGGTGGAAGAATTCAGAAAAGACAGGATTAAAGAGATATTAAAGGATCATTCCAATGACTGTCTGACTTGTGAAAAAGCAATGGGAGACTGTGAATTACAAAATATATCCTATGAATATGGTGTAGAAAACAGGGGAGACGGAACCCGTGAAAAAGTAGCGATAGATAACTCTTCATCTGCATTTGTAAGGGATATGAATAAATGTATAAAATGTCAAAAATGTGTAAAAGTATGTGATGAGATCCAGGGAATTGGGGTTTATTGTGTAGAAGAGGATGGGTCTATAGGAATGACTCACGGTACGGTAGCTGAAACTGATTGTATCTCATGTGGACAGTGTGTAAAAATATGTCCAGTAGGAGCTCTACATGAAAAGATAGACCTAAAGAATTTAAACTATGATCTTAAAAATCCTATGAAACATATAGTTGTTCAAATGGCACCGGCTATTAAAAATACCATAGGAGAGGAATTTGGTATCTTACCGGGAACAGATATAACTAAAAGAATGGTTGCGGCCCTTAAAGATCTAGGTTTTGATAAAGTGTTCTCTACAGATTTTAGTGCTGATGTAACTATTATGGAAGAGGGGACAGAATTCTTAGACAGGTTTACAAATGGTGGGAAATTACCCATGTTTACATCTTGTTGTCCAGGGTGGATAAATTATGCTGAGATCAACCATCCTGAATTTTTAGATAATTTATCATCTTGTAAATCTCCTCAGCAAATATTTGGAGCCCTATCTAAAAGTTATTATTCAAAGGTATCGGGAGTAAAGCCTTCTGAGGTGTATTCAGTTTCTATAATGCCTTGTACGGCTAAAAAAGATGAAATTATCAGGGATGTAATGGAAGATCATGATGGAAACAGAGATGTGGATTTAGTAATAACAACTAGGGAATTAGCTAAGTTATTTAGATTAAACAAAATAAATTTAGCTGACTATGAAAAAGAAGAAGAATTTGACCAACTTCTAGGAGAGGGGACAGGAGCGGCCAGAATATTTGCTTCGACTGGTGGAGTAATGGAAGCGGCTCTCAGAACAGTTTCTGATGTATTGGGAGAAACTAGTCATTCGCTGGAATATAAAGAGGTAAGGGGATTTGAAGGGGTAAGAAGAGCAAATCTTGTCTTAGCAGGAAAAGAAGTTAATGTTGCAGTAATAAATGGAATCAAGAATGCAACTCCATTTTTAGAGTCAATAAAAAAAGGTGAAACAGAAGTTGATTTTATTGAAGTAATGGCTTGTGTTGGAGGATGTTTAAATGGGGGAGGAGCACCTGCCCCAGACAATATGAGAGTTGTTGCGGATAGAAAAATAGGATTATATGATTCAGATGAAAAATCTGTTTTAAGGAAATCCCATGAAAATATAGAGGTAAAAAAACTTTATGAAGATTATTTGGGTAAACCAGGGGGACATAAGAGTCACCACCTATTACATACCAACTATAAATCTAGAAATAAATAA
- a CDS encoding MarR family winged helix-turn-helix transcriptional regulator, which produces MNKIFREIGMIARCTATISDIEFKEINLAKGQYLYLVRIYENPGIIQERVADMLKVDRTTAAKAIKKLVEMELVKKTKSENNKKELKLYCTPKGEEVYPFLQKEEEYTVQSAMEGMSPEEKEMVFELLHRMRINIEKEWKDIKKGNKRRY; this is translated from the coding sequence ATGAATAAAATATTTAGAGAGATCGGAATGATAGCCCGATGCACAGCAACCATAAGTGATATTGAATTTAAAGAGATCAACCTTGCTAAGGGACAGTATCTGTATTTAGTGAGGATCTATGAAAACCCGGGAATCATTCAGGAAAGGGTGGCCGATATGCTAAAAGTGGACAGGACCACTGCAGCCAAAGCAATAAAAAAGCTGGTAGAAATGGAATTGGTAAAAAAAACAAAGAGTGAAAACAATAAAAAAGAGCTGAAACTTTACTGCACTCCCAAAGGGGAAGAGGTCTATCCCTTCCTCCAAAAAGAGGAAGAATATACAGTACAGTCAGCCATGGAAGGGATGAGCCCAGAGGAAAAAGAGATGGTTTTTGAACTCCTCCATAGGATGAGAATAAATATTGAAAAAGAATGGAAGGATATCAAAAAAGGAAATAAAAGGAGGTATTAA